From a region of the Betta splendens chromosome 5, fBetSpl5.4, whole genome shotgun sequence genome:
- the terf2ip gene encoding telomeric repeat-binding factor 2-interacting protein 1 — protein MPSTQQDVVQSTISPVLFMTTDGEAMCFYLRPGPAKRRMQPLITAGGGLMCSVQQPGAILLLDPEDRGSVSETTAHWYVSTKYVYDCIEKEEQLNLEHYRLNPEVGPRHSPRLSNKDGSHGLSGGRVAYSPEEDAAILSYVSQRKTETGGNRLWQEMEKQHVTSHSWQSMKYRYRTQLAKIQSEPEKTKSAEEENKDKENLETFQKPSCEEDAVPPQLPEVKPSAENDLTQVMDQPILAKSVEAQTLNSSDVEVQHVNPKNDVPTAEDTEVVTTDLVTPATPQPEGSCLFAETDVHPISPDSIDASAVALHNEDSAQPLPHTPSIKRKVKQMVSSTMQELQRRVTRRQCELEALSSSEPYGKKLRSSSNSAEKSSSTLQTPKKTKTPVKSAHKEDPTVGEPLSKRARGESVTAAVESHQEESEEAAISETPQTDEESTSLPHKAEKKKEKRKLGILELATREFEDESESGEDEAPDLQITVERVTIQPTSTEPCLPSSDMTADASPTRSIAESEPSLQSNAHNAQAASSNHISKMDSTKPEAAVHVASRAHLFIFDNDSQEDDSQSLISDDTAAAAQAVGNENTAPSLTQAQLEEDVQQIKNLMNQTNQDLVSVTKALLKTSGDISAALKLLSDPPSFSGPLWNHNDDSLLLSGDPNARQQLQEKYGEENLAKRVMFLEVEG, from the exons ATGCCGTCCACTCAGCAGGACGTGGTTCAATCCACCATCTCCCCTGTTCtcttcatgaccacagatgGTGAAGCCATGTGCTTCTACCTGCGGCCAGGTCCTGCCAAACGCAGGATGCAGCCGCTCATCACTGCTGGCGGAGGCCTGATGTGCAGTGTCCAGCAGCCAGGAGCAATCCTGCTGCTCGACCCCGAGGACAGAGGCTCTGTTTCTGAAACCACTGCTCACTG gtaTGTGTCCACAAAGTATGTTTATGACTGTATTGAGAAGGAAGAACAGCTAAATTTAGAGCACTACAGGTTAAATCCTGAAGTGGGTCCAAGACACTCTCCAAGGCTCAGCAACAAGGACGGCTCACATGGACTCTCAGGAG GCAGGGTAGCCTACAGCCCTGAGGAAGATGCTGCCATTTTGAGTTATGTCAGCCAGCGCAAGACAGAGACTGGGGGAAACCGACTGTGGcaggagatggagaagcagcATGTAACCAGTCACAGCTGGCAGTCAATGAAATACCGTTACAGAACTCAACTGGCTAAGATTCAATCTGAGCCTGAGAAGACAAAAagtgcagaggaagagaacAAG GATAAGGAAAATCTAGAAACATTTCAGAAGCCGTCCTGTGAGGAAGATGCGGTGCCTCCACAGTTACCAGAAGTCAAACCTTCAGCAGAAAATGACCTAACACAG GTGATGGATCAGCCCATTCTAGCTAAAAGTGTAGAAGCTCAAACACTGAACTCGTCTGACGTTGAAGTGCAACATGTGAACCCAAAGAATGACGTCCCAACAGCTGAAGACACTGAAGTAGTAACTACAGATCTAGTAACACCTGCCACTCCACAGCCTGAGGGgtcatgtttgtttgcagaGACAGATGTGCATCCAATTTCCCCTGACAGCATAGATGCATCAGCTGTCGCTCTACACAACGAGGACTCTgctcagcctctgcctcacactCCTTCAATAAAGAGAAAAGTGAAGCAGATGGTCTCGTCTACAATGCAAGAGCTGCAGCGCCGAGTAACACGCCGGCAGTGCGAGCTTGAGGCGTTATCATCATCTGAACCATACGGGAAAAAACTGAGATCATCATCAAATTCTGCTGAGAAATCGTCATCTACTCTTCAGAccccaaagaaaacaaaaacacctgtGAAGTCTGCACATAAAGAAGACCCAACAGTAGGCGAGCCACTTTCTAAGAGAGCCAGAGGGGAGAGTGTGACTGCAGCAGTGGAGAGTCATCAAGAGGAGAGTGAAGAAGCTGCTATCTCTGAAACACCACAAACAG ATGAAGAATCTACATCATTGCCTCATaaagcagagaagaaaaaagaaaagagaaagttGGGGATCCTTGAGCTGGCTACAAGGGAGTTTGAAGATGAAAGTGAG TCTGGTGAAGATGAGGCTCCAGATCTCCAAATCACAGTTGAAAGGGTCACTATTCAACCCACTTCAACAGAACCCTGCCTTCCATCTTCAGACATGACTGCAGATGCTTCCCCAACACGGTCAATTGCCGAGTCTGAACCCAGCCTCCAGAGCAATGCTCACAATGCCCAGGCTGCCAGCAGCAACCACATCTCTAAGATGGACTCTACCAAACCTGAAGCGGCTGTCCACGTAGCCTCCAGGGCCCATctgtttatatttgataatgacTCTCAGGAAGATGACTCTCAGTCCCTTATTAGTGACGatacagcggctgcagctcaagCTGTTGGGAATGAAAACACTGCACCTTCACTGACTCAGGCTCAGTTAGAGGAGGATGTGCAACAAATCAAAAACTTAATGAACCAGACAAACCag GACTTGGTTAGTGTGACCAAGGCCCTGTTGAAGACCAGTGGAGACATCTCTGCTGCCCTGAAGCTTCTGTCAGATCCGCCCTCGTTTTCAGGACCACTTTGGAATCACAATGACGACAGTCTTCTGCTCTCAGGAGATCCTAACGcccggcagcagctgcaggagaaataCGGTGAGGAGAACTTGGCCAAAAGAGTGATGTTTCTGGAGGTTGAGGGGTGA
- the pparg gene encoding peroxisome proliferator-activated receptor gamma: protein MQTPGSDFNYHNCCDGVSVDMVDTQQLLAWPVGFSLNTVDLPELDDSSHSLDMKHLATLDYASISSSSVPSSLSPPLVSAISSARVAYDPSPPQTDEHLTNMDYTNVQNYRTELHTHSSIKLEPESPPQYYDSPVFSKLPDDASATALNIECRVCGDKASGFHYGVHACEGCKGFFRRTIRLKLVYDHCDLHCRIHKKSRNKCQYCRFQKCLNVGMSHNAIRFGRMPQAEKEKLLAEFSSDMEHMHPEAADLRTLARHLYEAYLKYFPLTKAKARAILSGKTGDNAPFVIHDMKSLMEGEQFINCRQMPIQDHQQQAAVLSAGLGGVHMGPDCGMLGMGGLSRQVSVDAVELRFFQSCQSRSAEGVREVTEFAKSIPGFIDLDLNDQVTLLKYGVIEVLIIMMAPLMNKDGTLISYGQIFMTREFLKSLRKPFCQMMEPKFEFAVKFNTLELDDSDMALFLAVIILSGDRPGLLNVKPIEQLQEMVLHSLELQLKLSHPDSVQLFAKLLQKMTDLRQIVTDHVHLMQLLKKTEVDMCLHPLLQEIMKDLY, encoded by the exons ATGCAAACACCAGGCAGTGATTTTAATTATCACAACTGTTGTGACGGCGTCTCAG TAGACATGGTGGACACCCAGCAGCTCCTTGCCTGGCCCGTCGGCTTCAGCCTGAACACGGTGGACCTGCCGGAGCTGGACGACAGCTCCCACTCCCTGGACATGAAGCATTTGGCCACGTTGGACTacgcctccatctcctcctcgtccGTCCCGTCCTCCCTGTCTCCCCCGCTTGTATCCGCCATCTCTTCCGCTCGCGTGGCCTATGACCCCAGTCCGCCGCAGACTGACGAGCACCTGACCAACATGGATTACACCAATGTGCAGAACTACAGGACGGAGTTGCACACGCACA GTTCTATCAAGCTGGAGCCGGAGTCGCCTCCCCAGTACTACGACAGTCCAGTGTTCTCGAAGCTGCCGGACGACGCGTCGGCGACCGCTCTCAACATCGAGTGTCGCGTGTGTGGGGACAAAGCCTCTGGGTTTCACTATGGCGTTCATGCCTGCGAGGGCTGTAAG GGTTTCTTCAGACGCACGATCAGATTAAAGTTGGTCTACGATCACTGCGATCTTCACTGCCGCATTCACAAAAAGTCCCGCAACAAATGCCAATACTGCCGCTTCCAGAAGTGCCTGAACGTCGGCATGTCTCACAACG CCATTCGTTTTGGCCGAATGCCTcaggcagagaaggagaagctgctggcgGAGTTCTCTTCTGACATGGAGCACATGCACCCAGAGGCAGCTGATCTGCGGACTCTGGCTCGGCATCTGTACGAAGCCTATCTGAAATACTTCCCCCTCACCAAGGCCAAGGCCAGGGCCATTCTCTCTGGGAAGACCGGAGACAACGCA cctttTGTCATACATGACATGAAGTCTCTAATGGAAGGCGAGCAGTTCATTAATTGCAGGCAGATGCCCATCCaggaccaccagcagcaggctgccgtcCTTTCAGCTGGACTAGGAG GTGTTCACATGGGTCCAGACTGTGGCATGTTGGGAATGGGTGGCCTTAGCAGGCAGGTATCAGTAGACGCCGTGGAGCTACGCTTCTTCCAAAGCTGTCAGTCGCGCTCGGCGGAAGGCGTGAGGGAGGTGACGGAGTTCGCCAAGAGCATCCCCGGATTCATCGATCTAGATCTAAATGATCAG GTAACCTTGCTGAAATATGGCGTGATAGAAGTTCTGATCATCATGATGGCGCCTCTGATGAACAAGGATGGGACGCTGATCTCCTACGGGCAGATCTTCATGACACGGGAGTTCCTCAAGAGTCTCAGGAAGCCGTTCTGTCAAATGATGGAGCCGAAGTTTGAGTTTGCCGTTAAGTTCAACACGCTGGAGCTGGACGACAGTGACATGGCGCTGTTCCTGGCTGTCATCATCCTCAGCGGAG accGGCCCGGCCTCCTGAACGTGAAGCCCATCGAGCAGCTCCAGGAGATGGTGCTGCACTCGCtggagctccagctcaagctgaGCCACCCGGACTCCGTGCAGCTGTTCGCCAAGCTGCTCCAGAAGATGACGGACCTGCGCCAGATCGTCACCGACCACGTTCACctcatgcagctgctgaagaagacGGAGGTGGACATGTGCCTGCACCCACTGCTGCAGGAGATCATGAAGGACCTGTACTAG